In Arcobacter ellisii, a genomic segment contains:
- a CDS encoding ABC transporter permease: MKNFIKNFYSNNFVYKGKEKLSKLTIFALIILNIFILSTLYQGIDFQTRVLNNPNTKFPYDCRDVLNYTSSIDDFNSYLYNNYNYNTKYQNIKDLEVDKRCNLITEKIEIIKNNIDIKSLKQQNEELNNKLYEINSQITYLEENYNTILFEKMSNQNNSKSIVKGELTAENVKEKYETFKKELEEINRQKIDLENIFKESNFVKDLLSYLDTNKETILEDIKKSEKFYSIKYELVILLFLVPLVVVFFYLMRNYLQKDRYILYIIFKNILVVTLIPTVISFLSLINIFIPKIFIEKVLMFFYSLEIPFIVYYLAIAIAILIFIFIIIKIQKRFKEDNEKLKNNNISIVDAYNKNICIKCGNRVDFNIMNYCPCCQNQLKIECKNCHTNTIKSLDFCSNCGSNIKE; encoded by the coding sequence TTGAAAAATTTTATTAAAAATTTTTACTCAAATAATTTTGTCTACAAAGGTAAAGAAAAACTTTCAAAATTAACGATTTTTGCACTTATAATTTTAAATATTTTTATTCTTTCAACTCTTTATCAAGGAATAGATTTTCAAACAAGAGTTTTAAATAATCCAAATACAAAGTTTCCTTATGATTGTAGAGATGTATTAAATTACACTTCAAGTATAGATGATTTTAACAGCTATTTATATAATAACTATAACTATAATACAAAATATCAAAATATTAAAGATTTAGAAGTAGATAAAAGATGTAATCTAATTACAGAAAAAATTGAAATAATAAAAAACAATATTGATATAAAAAGTTTAAAACAACAAAATGAAGAATTAAATAATAAATTATATGAAATAAATAGTCAAATAACATATTTAGAAGAAAACTACAATACAATTTTATTTGAAAAAATGAGTAACCAAAATAATAGTAAGTCTATTGTAAAAGGTGAACTAACAGCAGAAAATGTAAAAGAAAAATATGAAACATTTAAAAAAGAGTTAGAAGAAATAAATAGACAAAAAATTGATTTAGAGAATATATTTAAAGAATCAAATTTTGTAAAAGATTTACTTTCTTATTTAGACACCAATAAAGAAACAATACTTGAAGATATTAAAAAAAGTGAAAAGTTTTATTCTATAAAGTATGAATTAGTAATATTATTATTTTTAGTTCCATTAGTAGTTGTATTCTTTTATTTGATGAGAAATTATTTACAAAAAGATAGATATATTTTATATATTATTTTTAAGAATATATTAGTTGTAACATTAATCCCAACAGTAATCTCTTTTCTTAGTTTAATAAATATTTTTATTCCAAAAATATTTATTGAAAAAGTTTTGATGTTTTTTTATAGTTTAGAAATACCTTTTATAGTTTATTATTTAGCTATTGCAATTGCTATTTTGATATTTATTTTTATAATAATCAAAATACAAAAAAGATTTAAAGAAGATAATGAAAAATTAAAAAATAACAATATATCAATAGTTGATGCCTATAATAAAAATATTTGTATAAAGTGTGGAAATAGAGTAGATTTTAATATTATGAATTATTGTCCTTGTTGTCAAAATCAACTAAAAATTGAGTGTAAAAATTGCCATACAAATACTATAAAAAGCTTAGATTTTTGCTCTAATTGTGGTTCAAATATAAAAGAATAA